From the genome of Virgibacillus proomii, one region includes:
- a CDS encoding SCO family protein, with translation MKKYLGVILLAATIVLTACGGVEEKIEPNISEEVNDFTFTTQDNEKLSLEDLKGDYWVADFIFTNCTSVCIPMTSNLVKLQQKVKEENINIQFVSFSVDPENDTPEVLTSYAKDYKADLDNWTFLTGYDFQTIKEFSIKSFKSMVAPPPEGEDQVTHGTSFFLVNPEGMAIKKYNGVQADSMDQILADLKALGLSEKK, from the coding sequence ATGAAAAAATATCTGGGGGTTATTCTACTAGCAGCAACAATTGTATTAACTGCTTGTGGGGGTGTAGAGGAAAAAATCGAACCAAATATATCGGAAGAAGTAAACGACTTCACTTTTACTACACAAGATAATGAAAAGCTGTCCTTAGAGGATCTAAAGGGAGACTATTGGGTAGCTGATTTCATTTTTACAAATTGTACGTCTGTCTGCATACCTATGACATCCAATTTGGTAAAACTACAACAGAAGGTAAAGGAAGAAAATATAAACATTCAATTTGTTTCCTTTAGTGTAGATCCCGAAAATGATACACCAGAGGTATTAACATCGTATGCCAAAGACTATAAAGCAGATTTAGATAATTGGACGTTTTTGACAGGCTATGATTTTCAAACCATTAAAGAGTTTTCTATTAAATCGTTTAAGAGCATGGTGGCTCCCCCACCAGAAGGTGAGGATCAAGTTACCCATGGAACGAGCTTTTTCTTAGTTAATCCAGAAGGAATGGCTATTAAAAAATATAATGGCGTACAAGCAGATAGTATGGATCAAATTCTCGCTGATTTAAAAGCACTTGGACTTTCCGAAAAAAAGTGA
- a CDS encoding HAD family hydrolase gives MNKIRQVIFDMDGLLFDTERIAYKALKKAMGQAGYQLSMDIYSLVIGSGVQEEEKILQGVYGDDFSLSLVTENYLKEFQHIVETEGVGIMPGVHELLDILDELHIKKCVASSSSLTTIKHYLTMNELTDRFDFYMSGEEVERGKPNPDIFIEACRRAGEKPDTALVLEDSPNGLRAAYAAGIKCIVIPDLVSPNQEMKTKAYKIADSLFDVRDMFRRIKL, from the coding sequence ATGAACAAGATTCGTCAAGTTATTTTTGATATGGATGGCCTGCTTTTTGATACGGAGCGTATTGCTTATAAGGCTTTAAAAAAAGCGATGGGTCAAGCTGGCTATCAACTATCTATGGATATATATAGTTTAGTTATTGGATCAGGAGTTCAAGAAGAGGAAAAAATACTGCAAGGTGTATACGGGGATGATTTTTCCTTAAGCCTTGTAACGGAAAATTATCTAAAAGAATTTCAGCATATCGTAGAAACAGAAGGTGTTGGCATAATGCCGGGAGTACATGAACTGCTCGATATATTAGATGAACTTCATATCAAAAAATGCGTTGCTTCATCTAGCTCACTGACAACCATTAAACATTACTTAACAATGAATGAATTAACGGATCGTTTCGATTTTTATATGAGTGGTGAAGAAGTAGAACGAGGTAAACCAAATCCTGATATTTTTATTGAGGCATGTCGTCGAGCTGGAGAGAAGCCTGATACTGCTCTTGTTCTGGAGGACTCTCCAAATGGCTTAAGAGCGGCATATGCTGCTGGAATAAAATGCATCGTCATTCCTGATTTAGTTTCACCTAATCAAGAAATGAAAACAAAAGCTTATAAAATTGCAGATAGCCTATTCGATGTTCGAGATATGTTTCGTCGTATAAAATTATAG
- the arcC gene encoding carbamate kinase gives MGKVLIALGGNALGNNPKEQLELVRESAKPIADMIEQGHHVIIAHGNGPQVGSIHIAFDYGSKTNTKIPKMPFAECGAMSQGYIGYHLQNAIREELLNRSIHKSVSTIISQVVVDKDDPAFENPTKPIGSFLSKHEAKKLMKETSDVYVEDAGRGYRKVIPSPLPIKVVEKEVIADLVDAGHIVITIGGGGIPVIEREANALEGVDAVIDKDFASQCLANELDVDFLFILTAVEKIAINYGKPNQQDLDQMTIAEANNYIAEGQFAPGSMLPKVQAAIQFVQGRSGRKAIITSLNKAKEAILGKTGTTIYK, from the coding sequence ATGGGTAAAGTGTTAATTGCTCTTGGAGGTAATGCACTTGGTAATAACCCCAAAGAACAGCTTGAGCTCGTACGAGAATCTGCTAAACCGATTGCGGATATGATTGAGCAAGGGCATCATGTAATTATTGCTCATGGCAACGGGCCGCAAGTAGGATCAATTCATATAGCATTTGATTATGGTTCCAAAACAAATACGAAAATTCCTAAAATGCCGTTTGCAGAGTGCGGAGCGATGAGTCAAGGGTATATTGGCTATCATTTACAAAATGCAATACGAGAAGAATTATTAAATCGATCCATTCATAAATCTGTATCCACCATTATTAGCCAAGTGGTAGTCGATAAGGATGATCCAGCTTTTGAAAATCCGACTAAACCAATAGGATCCTTTTTATCTAAACATGAAGCGAAAAAATTAATGAAAGAAACAAGTGATGTTTATGTGGAAGATGCTGGCAGAGGATATCGCAAAGTAATTCCTTCTCCTCTGCCAATTAAAGTAGTGGAAAAAGAAGTTATCGCTGATTTAGTAGATGCTGGACATATTGTGATTACCATAGGCGGTGGCGGTATTCCTGTAATTGAGAGGGAAGCAAATGCTTTAGAAGGAGTAGATGCGGTAATTGACAAAGATTTTGCTAGTCAGTGTCTAGCAAATGAATTAGATGTTGATTTTCTTTTTATTCTTACTGCTGTTGAGAAAATAGCGATCAATTACGGAAAGCCTAATCAACAAGATCTTGACCAAATGACAATTGCTGAAGCAAATAACTATATTGCTGAAGGACAGTTTGCACCTGGCAGCATGCTTCCTAAAGTTCAGGCTGCCATTCAATTTGTGCAGGGACGCTCAGGAAGAAAAGCAATCATCACCTCATTAAATAAAGCTAAAGAAGCGATTTTAGGTAAAACAGGTACTACGATATACAAATAA